One genomic segment of Erysipelotrichaceae bacterium 66202529 includes these proteins:
- a CDS encoding aminopeptidase, whose amino-acid sequence MDARLEKYAKLAIRKGVNLQEGQTLIINTSVEARDMTRACVEEAYQAGAKEVLVFYKDDYVSRSHYRYQDEETLSTVRPWQIDCKLDYMKEGACILHIISDIPGILKDVDAAKISKARLAMAKAGKELQSYTMMNKTQWCIVAVPNKEWAELVFPEFEGSDAAVDELWDRILQAVHVEEHNDPIQEWSRLQENFTRREEILNNHRFEKLHFENEQGTDLWVTLVHHHIWAGGSEKTVSGIEFNPNMPTEEIFTMPEKTGVHGTVYATKPLDYNGTLIENFWFTFQDGRVVDFGAEKGYDTLSSLVHFDEGSCYLGEVALVPYESPISKSGILFLNTLFDENASCHLALGDAYPMNVRGGVDMSEEELQAAGANHSMTHVDFMFGSADMKITGVCDDGREVSVFEKGNFVF is encoded by the coding sequence ATGGATGCACGTTTAGAGAAGTATGCCAAACTGGCGATTCGCAAGGGTGTGAATCTGCAGGAGGGACAAACACTGATTATCAATACATCCGTAGAGGCCCGGGATATGACGCGTGCCTGTGTGGAGGAAGCATATCAGGCAGGCGCAAAAGAAGTTCTTGTATTCTATAAGGATGATTATGTATCACGCAGTCATTACCGTTATCAGGATGAGGAAACACTGAGCACGGTACGTCCGTGGCAGATTGACTGTAAGCTGGATTATATGAAGGAAGGAGCCTGTATCCTGCATATCATCAGTGATATTCCAGGTATCTTAAAGGATGTGGATGCAGCCAAAATCAGTAAGGCACGCCTTGCAATGGCAAAGGCAGGTAAAGAGCTGCAGTCCTATACCATGATGAATAAAACACAGTGGTGTATTGTCGCTGTACCAAATAAGGAATGGGCAGAGCTTGTATTCCCAGAATTTGAAGGCAGTGATGCTGCAGTGGATGAGCTGTGGGACCGCATTTTGCAGGCTGTCCATGTAGAAGAACATAATGATCCGATTCAGGAATGGAGCAGACTGCAGGAAAACTTCACACGCAGAGAAGAAATATTAAATAACCATCGTTTTGAGAAGCTGCATTTTGAAAATGAGCAGGGGACGGATTTATGGGTCACGCTTGTCCATCATCATATATGGGCAGGAGGAAGTGAAAAAACAGTTTCCGGAATTGAATTTAATCCCAATATGCCGACTGAGGAGATTTTCACCATGCCTGAGAAAACCGGAGTTCACGGGACGGTGTATGCCACAAAGCCTCTGGATTACAATGGTACACTGATTGAAAATTTCTGGTTTACCTTCCAGGATGGAAGGGTTGTGGATTTCGGTGCTGAAAAAGGGTATGATACACTATCCTCACTCGTTCACTTTGATGAGGGAAGCTGTTACCTTGGTGAGGTGGCGCTGGTGCCTTATGAATCCCCAATCAGTAAAAGTGGTATCCTGTTTCTGAATACGCTGTTTGATGAAAACGCATCCTGTCATCTTGCTCTTGGAGATGCCTATCCGATGAATGTCAGAGGTGGTGTTGATATGAGCGAGGAGGAGCTGCAGGCGGCTGGTGCTAACCACTCGATGACGCATGTGGACTTCATGTTTGGCAGTGCGGATATGAAAATCACGGGAGTTTGTGACGACGGGCGCGAGGTTTCCGTATTTGAAAAAGGTAATTTTGTATTCTAG
- a CDS encoding ROK family protein has product MKTYIGVDLGGTNVRVAKVDEAGAILQIVKEPTEIGKGVEQVVSKIISMIERIDGYQEVTGIGMGVPGPVDTKNGKMILATNLPGFEGYPIASRIEEHFHVPTFLDNDVNVAGMGEALQGAGKGKDIVYYVTISTGIGGALVVNQKVIAGRNGHAGEIANLIIDRSREKVNYLNVGAVENEASGTAITRKGKAAFGEDAIQHAGDVFDLARKGNAKALEICDEMAYDLAVMFSQIAHVVDPEVFVIGGGVMKGKDVFFDKMENYFRNMIHKGMQTVVFMEAELDEPGIVGAAMLPMAYVKE; this is encoded by the coding sequence ATGAAAACGTATATTGGTGTAGATTTAGGCGGTACGAATGTTCGTGTGGCAAAGGTTGATGAAGCTGGTGCGATCCTGCAGATTGTAAAGGAGCCTACGGAAATCGGTAAGGGCGTGGAGCAGGTCGTCAGCAAAATCATTTCCATGATCGAGCGCATTGACGGCTATCAGGAGGTTACCGGTATCGGAATGGGAGTACCGGGTCCTGTGGATACCAAAAACGGGAAAATGATTCTGGCTACGAATCTGCCTGGTTTTGAGGGCTATCCGATTGCTTCCAGAATCGAGGAGCATTTCCATGTGCCGACATTCCTGGATAATGATGTGAATGTTGCCGGTATGGGAGAGGCCTTGCAGGGTGCCGGAAAGGGAAAGGATATTGTTTATTATGTGACGATTTCCACCGGAATCGGCGGTGCACTGGTCGTTAACCAGAAGGTGATTGCAGGCAGAAACGGACATGCTGGAGAAATTGCCAATCTGATCATTGACAGAAGCCGTGAAAAGGTAAATTATCTAAATGTCGGTGCTGTTGAAAATGAAGCCAGCGGAACAGCGATCACACGCAAGGGAAAGGCTGCTTTTGGTGAGGATGCAATACAGCATGCCGGAGATGTGTTCGATTTGGCACGCAAGGGAAATGCCAAGGCTCTTGAAATATGTGATGAAATGGCCTATGATCTTGCGGTTATGTTCTCCCAGATTGCACACGTTGTTGATCCGGAGGTCTTTGTTATCGGCGGCGGTGTTATGAAGGGGAAGGATGTGTTCTTCGATAAGATGGAAAACTATTTCCGCAATATGATCCATAAGGGTATGCAGACGGTTGTATTTATGGAGGCAGAGCTGGACGAGCCGGGAATCGTTGGTGCTGCCATGCTGCCGATGGCATACGTAAAGGAGTAG
- a CDS encoding pesticidal protein codes for MENAVRISTPVWITLLIVAVVFSVFGGWQFSAKAYMEKESGQMENTQLHINQNLLEHSFPQIIAQNQRIQQGMSFDIRTQVRAIDHQDGDISEKLEFYGSVNTQEKGVYTIRCVVRNSLGMKSVKHIQILVD; via the coding sequence ATGGAAAATGCTGTTAGAATCAGTACGCCGGTATGGATTACCCTGCTCATCGTTGCGGTGGTGTTTTCCGTATTTGGCGGATGGCAGTTCAGTGCAAAGGCCTATATGGAAAAGGAAAGTGGGCAAATGGAGAATACACAGCTGCATATCAATCAAAATCTGCTGGAGCATTCCTTTCCGCAAATCATCGCACAGAATCAGCGAATTCAGCAGGGAATGAGCTTTGATATCAGAACGCAAGTCAGGGCGATTGATCATCAGGATGGGGATATCAGTGAAAAACTGGAATTTTACGGAAGTGTGAACACACAAGAGAAGGGTGTGTATACCATACGCTGTGTGGTTCGCAATTCGCTGGGAATGAAAAGCGTGAAGCACATTCAAATTCTGGTAGATTGA